aaccccaatccgaaaccctaatttgatttaggggttgaaacctaaatcaatttagggtttcggattggggttcccaatccgaaaccctaattttgatttaggggtttcaacccctaaatcaaattagggtttcggattggaaccccaatccgaaaccctaaattgatttaggtttgaaacctaaatcaatttagggtttcggattggggttccaatccgaaaccctaatttgatttaggggtttcaacccctaaatcaaaattattgtTCTGAAATTCtatcagagttgcatttttatcagagttgaaaagttttaaatgtatttttatcagagttgcattttttGAGTTGTTACTTGTTATGATTTAtgaatgttgcttttattgttattatttttagacgTTGGAAATTGGAATAGAGATAAATGATTGGacaaaaattaagagatgaaaatattataatatttaaaataaattttcttattaaagtgAAACTAATCGGATCTAATAGGGGTCAATCtgaaattgaaggaaataaGTCATTTTTGTCAAATCATCTCATTCTGCACATACATCCAATAAACAAAGTACAGCTTCTCTACACAGATTTAATatatccataaaaaaatatatatttttctgtcataaattattatttcttttgtcatgtggtaaataaactattttttttaacatatatctcattttcatattttttaaacatctttcaagattttaaaaaattaaaaaatataccaatatactaatattaatgtcagtaactattaagaaatgaattttataaaattaaatatatgaaaagtaaaaatgagagaacaaaataatataatgcctattaaaaaatgtattttaaagtggcctattaaaataatgcctattttaaagtggcctattaaaataatgcctattaacatggcctattaaaataatgcctattaacatGGCCTATTAActatcatcattatatataatagttatgaatgtagtttgaattgcactttgattgtgttggattgtttcttgaaattttttttttttttttttgttggaaaatcaggaatgtcttcggatttcagtgatagctcaccttccccagccaacacccctaccccagaaactaaccctactcctacccctataacgagtacaccttgccctgctccgaagcccacacagggcaagaaacctgtatctatagtttggcaacactttaccaaactagagggtggggaccccaacaacccacaagctaaatgtaatcactgtgggaaaatgtatggatgtcactataagaaacatggtacatcccatctgaaggtccatctagaggaacaatgcaagaagagtccaatattaaaatccttagtagagaagggccaatctagactagatattaaaatggctgatgggagtagtggggccggggggccaacattgaaggggtatacgaagtataaccccgatgagtgtagaaggaagttagctcgtatgattatcatggacgagctgccttttcaatttgtggagggtaaagggttccaagaatttgtccaagagttggaacccagatttgtacttccttctcgtcacaccgtggcaaaggatattaagaagatgtaccttcatgataaagatgttttgaggggccaactcacgggtttggtagtttgcctcactaccgatacttggacttctatccaaaatatgaattacatgtcgttgactgtgcattttgttgatgctgattgggttctgcacaaaaagattattaaattttgtcaaataactgatcataggggtgagacgattgggaaggcattggaggccgcaataaaggagtgggggttggaaaaggttttgtctgtgtcagttgataatgcgtcctctaatgatgtcgcattgggatatctaaagaattatcttaaagatgcaaataagacattcttgggtggtgaatacttgcatgttagatgtgctgcacatattttgaatttaattgtgactgaggggttgaaagatgttgatgactcggttgcccgagttagaatggctgtgaaatgggtgaggtcttctccttcaagattggagaaattcaaagttgctgcaaaggctgcgggcataacatcgaagaagggtctttgtactgatgttcctaccagatggaactcaaccttcttgatgttggaggcggcccaggaatataaggcagcctttcaattattgggtgatgaagacatccaatatgtcaaatactttgatgagcacgggggatcacgaaagcctaatgatgatgattgggtggtagtttctactttcgttgattttcttggattattttatgatgtcacgttgaatatatctggttctttgtaccctacatcccatgggttttgtcaacaaatatgtagggtaaaagaagaattagaagatatgcgtaggggttccaatgaaaggatgagggggatggcaagttccatgatgctaaaatatgacaagtattggagagatttgactagaatgaatattttcttatatgtggctgttattcttgatccccgtctgaaagtttcaggcttgttatatgggttgggacttgttcacgatcaggtatggactgacattattggtgaattggcccgagataccctgaaaaaattgtatgacgagtttatggcaattaagggtggtactacatcgaagacacatacaccgaccccaactccttctacagacatcgtgaccgggcctcctacaaagaagcgcagaatgccgtggactaagaccctcgcacagaatcccacactagtccatcaatctacggaggtcgtttctgagttagacaactatttgtcagcggatatggtccaagatgatgatgatcattgggatatattaggatggtggaagaatgcctcaaagaaatatcccatcatttctgagattgcccgctgtattttggccatccctattagcaccgttgcctcagagtcagcctttagtaccggaggtcgtatattggatcctttccgtagttcattgtctcctacaactgtagaggcattgatatgcacacagagttggacgataggaaaggatattcatgttccggatattttagattttaaggagaccgatgagggtggtgatcagtctggatctggaccacctggtaattattttttattttattattttaatttttttatattcatttccatttcatcgttattaattttaatattaatttttgtagtaacacatgagacgtctagcacctctgcaacataaaaatgtgttcaagcccgggccgccccaactgtcacacctcttgactcaaagacaagccacagctgacaagcctctttagaatgatcaatttttaatgatttgtaaaaattttgtattcaataatttgtaatgttgatacaatgtcctttggacacttttatgtttgtaattttgtaattgtttagcctttcaattttgtaatagcttagttattattattagtttattacgtattagactcataacacttttttttttcttttaaatttcggaaatttttttttttgttttttacttataattttatgggcccaaaatggcccattgctgagatttctgggcccaaattggcccagaaattgcttctgggcccaaaatggcccagaaattgcgtctgggccattttcggcccagaaattgcctctgggcccaaggcccagaaggggggtgcggggggccggacggactggccccccaccccgtaccccgtcatgcgggacggggtaccccgcccccgcacaccggatGCGGGGGACGGGgtggattttccccatccgccccatgcgggggcggggggcggggggggggggctaccccgcaccgtatggtgcgggtagcacccctagtttAGCTATTTGACTCCCCTGCCACTCATTCAAACGGTCGAGGCAAAATGTCAAACGGAGCGGCGTATGCATCATACATGCAGTTCAAACCATGTGTGATATTCACTCCCCACTATAGTGCCTAGCGATCATCCTCTTAACGATTCAGTGCATATCCTATTTGTAATCTTCCCATGTTTCCGTTTCTTCTAACTAAGGATAGTGAAAAAGAGGCAGTGGAATTCTTCTACTGATTGACTAGTAAAATgcaatataactcaattcattgCAACTTCCAGTCGTAACATTATAGTCTGTTTATCAAATTGtatcaaaatcattttaaatgGTTTTCTCTTGTAGGAAATGGATGGAAGTCAAGTCATTAGTAacatatctttctttctttgtttttatttcttgtgttatattatcattttttataatatgcatgttaagaaaataaataaataaataaaaactcatctttatttacttttagaaattatatttacagttatagaaTGTGCAAACGTCGTataatctctttgaaaaaaataagtaaatacatgacttacataaaataataataacaataataataatagtgaacttcactcttttttaaaatgattatacagCACTTACGTACTCTACAATTatacgtagcattactcatatttcTAAAACAAATAACTTATACCCCTATTATCACCACATTTTTTCAAACCACACCTTCGTAAAATCctagatttttttcaaataaattgataaaaatatattcatcgtAAAAACAAAACCACGTGGTTAGGAAACTACAATAAAATTACTAGAaattataagtaataaataacaaaaacatCAAGTGAAAAgtaacaaaagagaaaagaaaaccgGGTGACCACAAGCATCCGCTGTCCTTCTGGGATGTAGggtataaaataaacaaaaaaaacggGGGAATAGTTGAGGATTTTAGTAGCTTGGACTGTAAGTTGACAAAAACATGATTGAAGAGTAGATCAATAATTTTGTTAGTTTTGAGATGAAATccgaaaataaaaatgtatgaTGGTTTGGGAATGAGAAATGACGAAAATTTTAGATATATTTCCTTCCAACATTGGAAGAGAAACTGCACCCTTTACATTAGAAAGTCAGAGATATGAACTCCTCAGCTTATATGTTGAGCATTTCTACTGATTCCGGCAATATTTGGAATAAATACAGCAGAAAACttcatgttattatatatattcaggAAAATATACGTGCCCCCAGCACTCTCACAGTACCAATCAGCGCCCACAAGATGGCACTGACCACTCCAATAACTGAAATGTACAACAATCCCTTGCTAGTAGTACCTGTTCTTCTTATAGTTTCAGCACCACTTCCAGCAGAAACATTTGTGTTTTTGAGATTCACTCTAACTCGACTAAAGCTAGACATTCGCTCGAAAGCACGATTTACCAAAGCATTCTCTGCAGCTGATGCGGGAGTAGTAGGTATTGACTCCACAAATGCCCACAGTGCAGAAGAGAACCGACTAGCTGCACCACCATCCTCATAGCctatttgattttgattttcttgagtAGGAATGTTTGTAGATTCATATGCAACGCCTAAACAAGACcgaaaatcacaatattaacAGATGTCTAAATCATAACAGACACATCCCTTAAAACATGCTgaaacttcaatttttttccccaAAGGGAAATAGAAAAAGTTAATCTTGTTCCACTCGTTAGGTTTATGATGGACAACAAAAATACTTGTTTAGAAGAGCCCTTGAAGCTGGCTCGCTATTTCACATCAGTTTCTTGCCATGTGTATGATGGCATCTGAACAAGAGCCCTGCTTGGATGGGCAAATGAAGCCAGCAACTTTGTCCAAATCAAAGACAGTTCCGTAAGAAAAGGAAAGTGATAGCCAAGCAAAAAAGCGCAGGGCACTGAATCCCTTCATGTTTACTTACCAGAGGGTGGTAGAGAAAAGGAACCCAGAGTTGTTTCTGCGTAAGTCTGGTCGTTTCTTCTTTGATCATGTGTCCATGGCTGATTGTCAATCTGAACAGTGCCTTCTAGATTGTATTGAAGCTGAAAATCAGATTGGTTTATTGTGTTATTCtccatgatatttatatatggatCTGCAACTATTTCTTGATTAAATGGCCCCAATTCATGAAGAAGCATGGGCGCATCATAGAACAGGTCAAACTCGCTCAATCCATCAGCCTCCTTAAACATGAAGTTCTCCATAGCTTTGTTGTCAAAGGACTCAAAACAAGGTTGGGGACCACTGAGATCATCAATTTCCAGAAATTCCTCCAGATTATTTATGAGAGGTTCATCTTGTTGAAGAATAGGAGCTGATGTAACCTCCGACGTCTCGTGCAATTGCATTTGAGAAGTAGCTGACTGTGAGTAGCCAAAGCCGGCCGGGATATCATACAGCTGACCACTTGGGTGCAACGCTCTGCTATGTTCAGGAGTTATAACTTCCCTGGAGGATGGATCCACCATAGCACTCTGTTCTTCTTCGCCAACCTATATAATGAAATCCTAAAAATCAGTATGTGTTCCAGTTCCATAGCACATTAGCTCATCAGACAATACAGTGAAATGATAGAATTCACACAAAATTTTACCTAACCCCACAACTGGTTCATTTGAGAAAAGGAGGGGGGGGAGTAAATGCCATTTGCTCGGGACCAGTTGCCACAGAATACAACAAAATGCAAGAaggaacataaaaaattatgatgtTTCTTGCTCAAAAACTCTACTAGGCAGGTTTCTCTAGGAGCTAATAActaactttttttgtaaatgggggCAATGAATACTACTAGTGTGTAAAAATTCTTGGCACACAATTTGCTGATACCAAGCAGGCTGCACAGATACATTTACTTCTAGACCCTTATTTCTGAAAAACGTCTAGACCCTTATTTCTGAAAAATCAGACGCAGTTCACCTAGTTGTGAAAATATTCCATGTCAGAATACAATGATTGTAACAAGCAGCGATGTCACCTTTGAATAAAAAcccagaggaaaaaaaattataatgaagaATACAGCTACAGCAAAGAGAGACGGTCAAAAGAGAGAGGACGGTAGAGCATATACCTGGGCTAGGGTGTGAGCATGATCATTGATTTGTGGCTGGTGGAACTCAGTCACATCTTCAATTTGCTTCATAATCTCCTCAATTTCGTCTAATGTAAGCTGGGCTTGACCATTGACTCTCACATCAGTGACAGAAACAGAATTAAACTCGTTTAGTTGCTTTACCGAGATATCCCTATCAGCAGCAGCAGAGTTGTTAAAATCTGGGCAGTCATCATCAGCCCATTCTTCTTCCTTAAATGGCGCCCCATATTGCTCACCATTTTTAGGACCAGGTccactttttttataaagcttGTAGAGTGCATAATACTCCTGAAATATAGAAAGCATCCAATTTCAGTTAACAGCAGTCAAAAGAGTAGAAACTCATCGAGGTTATGTCACTCAAGGTAATACCTGTACATTCTGGCATCTCTTAAGCTCCTCCTCATCAATGGTATACTCATGCATCACCCAGTTGGTGCGCTCCCCATTAGGTGCACGCCCTCCGTAGAAAACTAGGGTCTTCTTCACTCCAACTGTCCGAGAGTTGTATGTAATGTTACGATCCTTTCCTGTTGCTTTCCAATATCCATGTCTGGTTGCCCTATTTGACCTTCCTCCATTTGGGTACTTCCTATCTCTTGGACTGAAAAAGAACCACTGCCTATCTCCTGTTTTCAGTTTACATTGCCCTGCAAATCATGTTCAATCAGAAACCTGAAATTCAAATAACCCAAAGAGACAAAGCTAGAAAGCAGTTAAACCCAACAAAGATAATTTTCGTCTAGAACTTTCAAGTCCACTTTCTAGGATCTCGAAAGAGTAGATTCAAGAATCAACAATTAcagatataaaaacaaaatacaaaatacctGTAAACTTCAACACCAATTCCCTTGCATTGACTATCTAGATAACCCAAATCAAGTTATTTTAAAACTGAGCTTAGGttattctcttttttaaaaaaacaatattatagTACACCCAAAAAAAGAACCAAAGAGTAACTCGACGTATCTAAACGAAttctgataataataataattaaaaaaaaaaaaaaaaaaaagggatgttGCCACGGTAAGCAAGACTATAGCGCCCCCAAGACAAATTTATCAACAAATCCCTTCTGATACTAATCCtaagaataaattaaattttctacATTTAgctgcaaaaacaaaaaacaaaaaaaaacaaaaaatgcagcCCACGTCTTCAAGCCCTAGTTGCAAACCAATCGATACATAGCCAAAACACAGATATAGATCAGCCCGAAAC
This is a stretch of genomic DNA from Carya illinoinensis cultivar Pawnee chromosome 15, C.illinoinensisPawnee_v1, whole genome shotgun sequence. It encodes these proteins:
- the LOC122296513 gene encoding NAC domain-containing protein 17-like; translated protein: MKMQSESCLRDDVWPPGFRFHPTDEELVLYYLKRKICGRRLKLDIIAAIDVYKWDPEELPGQCKLKTGDRQWFFFSPRDRKYPNGGRSNRATRHGYWKATGKDRNITYNSRTVGVKKTLVFYGGRAPNGERTNWVMHEYTIDEEELKRCQNVQEYYALYKLYKKSGPGPKNGEQYGAPFKEEEWADDDCPDFNNSAAADRDISVKQLNEFNSVSVTDVRVNGQAQLTLDEIEEIMKQIEDVTEFHQPQINDHAHTLAQVGEEEQSAMVDPSSREVITPEHSRALHPSGQLYDIPAGFGYSQSATSQMQLHETSEVTSAPILQQDEPLINNLEEFLEIDDLSGPQPCFESFDNKAMENFMFKEADGLSEFDLFYDAPMLLHELGPFNQEIVADPYINIMENNTINQSDFQLQYNLEGTVQIDNQPWTHDQRRNDQTYAETTLGSFSLPPSGVAYESTNIPTQENQNQIGYEDGGAASRFSSALWAFVESIPTTPASAAENALVNRAFERMSSFSRVRVNLKNTNVSAGSGAETIRRTGTTSKGLLYISVIGVVSAILWALIGTVRVLGARIFS